The Chitinophaga flava genome has a segment encoding these proteins:
- a CDS encoding SusC/RagA family TonB-linked outer membrane protein produces MKKTLCLIAILMAINFLLSAQQRQITGKVTGNNAPVPFASVQLKGATTGAITDQQGNFKLSVPGKDAVLVVRSIGYLLKEIPVGDAASINIELQPDDKTMQEVVVTALNVKREKKSLGYSVQEVKGADLTQTKDPNFINSLSGKVAGIQVTGSSGNLGGSARITIRGINSIFGNNNPLFVVDGVPMDNSFFTGNNPTAAIDQERGRGGYDYGNAIQDINPNDIESLSVLKGAAASALYGTRGSNGVIAITTKKSKSGIASGIGVTYNFGAQMEKVYIMPKYQNEYGGGYNFTKLYVNEHPEGFKDGKATYDDHDGKGPYDLVPDYEPDVSWGPKMDGKLVRHWWSWDKDKQNPDFGVAAPWEPHPNNNRSFFETGLTLTNSVAVSGSNEKGAFRMAYTNLDQKFVLPNSKLKRNSLSFNGNYAISSRLEAFIGVNYVGTNTLGRPGTGYHGRNVMQGFTEFGHRDWDMEKLKDYAYAYDGSQRSWNRGAWDDQPPRYTDNPYWTRYKNYETDRRDRVFGNAGVNFKITDYLSVTGKFMTDFYTDSRQERVAIGSQGISSYIEATRFVKENNYEGRINFNKSIGSHFSLSAFAGLNRRENYLKFTGGESKDGLNIDGWYNLANSRQPARVYDQVEKLRENAIFGSASLGYQGMLYLDVTGRNEWSSTLPAAHNSYFFPSVSGSFVFSEIKNLKNAPWLSFGKLRLGWAQVGKGTIPYSTALAYMAEENFGSTANITVPDQLNNANIRPEITTEVEAGLELRFLHNRLGVDLSVYDKKSKDQIIPLTISASSGYTTAIINAGLIRNKGFELALTGTPIRTKSGFTWDLGFNIARNRNKIEKLYDDPAKGIQVTNLLLANAAFSVTVNAREGETYGSIVGYAIKRDANGHKLVGADGFYIRADKQSVLGNALPDYTGGFSSLFSYKGISLGVNFDFQIGGKYFSTTTMFGRQSGILAETAENGIREKGTIAEGYTEDGKVNTKVISAYDHFNNNNGYVVQELDMWDAGYLYLKEVNLGYTFEKSFVSALRMQHLRLSFSARNVWLISTSNPHLDPTNLAISAGNVQGIEAAALPSVRSFGVNLSVSF; encoded by the coding sequence ATGAAAAAGACTTTGTGTCTTATTGCCATTCTCATGGCAATCAATTTCCTATTGTCTGCACAGCAACGGCAGATAACCGGAAAAGTGACAGGCAACAATGCACCTGTTCCATTTGCCAGCGTTCAGCTCAAAGGTGCTACCACCGGTGCTATTACAGACCAGCAGGGAAATTTCAAACTATCGGTACCTGGTAAGGATGCCGTACTGGTAGTCCGAAGTATCGGTTATCTGTTGAAGGAAATACCTGTAGGAGATGCCGCCAGTATCAACATTGAACTGCAACCTGATGACAAAACCATGCAGGAGGTAGTAGTTACTGCACTCAACGTAAAAAGAGAAAAAAAATCACTCGGATACTCCGTGCAGGAAGTAAAAGGTGCAGACCTTACGCAGACTAAAGATCCCAACTTCATCAACTCACTCAGCGGAAAGGTAGCAGGCATACAGGTTACAGGCTCCTCCGGCAATCTGGGAGGATCTGCCAGAATCACTATCCGCGGTATCAACTCCATCTTCGGAAACAATAACCCGCTGTTCGTAGTAGATGGTGTACCGATGGATAACAGTTTCTTTACCGGCAACAACCCCACCGCCGCCATCGACCAGGAACGCGGCCGTGGCGGATACGATTATGGCAATGCCATACAGGATATCAACCCCAATGATATCGAATCATTATCTGTGCTCAAAGGCGCTGCAGCCTCTGCATTGTATGGCACCCGTGGTTCCAACGGTGTGATTGCCATCACCACCAAAAAATCCAAATCAGGTATTGCCAGCGGTATTGGCGTCACTTACAATTTTGGTGCACAGATGGAAAAAGTATACATCATGCCCAAATACCAGAATGAGTATGGTGGTGGTTATAATTTCACCAAACTATATGTAAATGAACATCCTGAAGGATTCAAAGATGGCAAGGCTACCTATGATGACCATGATGGTAAAGGGCCATATGATCTCGTTCCTGATTATGAACCCGATGTTTCATGGGGTCCTAAAATGGATGGTAAACTAGTTCGTCACTGGTGGTCATGGGATAAAGACAAACAAAACCCTGATTTCGGTGTAGCGGCGCCCTGGGAACCACATCCCAACAACAACCGCAGTTTCTTCGAAACCGGCCTGACACTCACCAACAGTGTAGCCGTTTCCGGTAGTAATGAAAAAGGTGCCTTCAGAATGGCTTATACCAACCTTGATCAGAAATTTGTTTTACCCAACTCCAAACTTAAACGCAATTCCCTCAGCTTCAACGGTAACTATGCCATATCCAGCCGGCTGGAAGCCTTTATAGGCGTCAACTACGTCGGCACCAATACATTGGGCAGACCCGGTACCGGCTATCACGGAAGGAATGTCATGCAGGGATTTACTGAGTTCGGGCACCGCGACTGGGACATGGAGAAGTTGAAAGATTACGCCTATGCATATGATGGTTCCCAACGTTCATGGAACCGCGGTGCATGGGACGATCAGCCTCCCAGGTATACCGACAACCCTTACTGGACAAGGTATAAGAACTATGAGACAGACCGGCGTGACCGCGTATTCGGAAATGCAGGCGTCAACTTCAAAATCACAGACTACCTTTCTGTGACCGGTAAATTTATGACTGACTTCTATACAGACAGCCGGCAGGAAAGAGTAGCAATCGGTTCACAGGGAATCTCCTCCTATATCGAAGCCACTCGTTTTGTAAAAGAGAACAACTACGAAGGACGTATCAATTTCAATAAGTCAATCGGCTCCCACTTCTCCCTGTCTGCCTTTGCTGGCCTCAACAGAAGAGAGAACTATCTGAAATTCACAGGTGGAGAGAGTAAAGACGGATTAAATATTGATGGCTGGTATAACCTCGCCAACTCCCGGCAGCCAGCACGGGTATACGACCAAGTGGAAAAACTGCGTGAGAATGCCATTTTCGGCAGTGCTTCGCTGGGATACCAGGGTATGCTTTACCTCGATGTAACCGGCAGGAATGAGTGGTCCAGCACATTACCTGCTGCCCACAATTCTTACTTCTTCCCATCAGTATCCGGGTCATTTGTATTCTCTGAAATAAAAAATCTGAAAAATGCCCCCTGGTTATCTTTTGGTAAACTCAGGCTGGGATGGGCACAGGTAGGTAAAGGTACTATTCCGTATAGCACAGCCCTGGCCTATATGGCAGAAGAAAATTTCGGTTCCACCGCCAATATTACCGTACCGGACCAGCTGAATAACGCGAATATCAGACCTGAGATCACCACAGAAGTAGAAGCAGGCCTTGAATTACGTTTCCTGCATAACAGACTGGGCGTAGATCTCAGCGTATACGACAAAAAATCAAAAGACCAGATCATACCGCTGACCATATCTGCTTCTTCCGGATATACCACTGCGATCATCAATGCAGGGCTGATCAGGAACAAAGGGTTTGAACTGGCACTAACAGGAACGCCCATACGTACAAAGAGTGGATTCACCTGGGACCTGGGTTTCAACATAGCCCGTAACAGGAATAAAATCGAAAAGTTGTACGATGATCCCGCCAAAGGCATCCAGGTCACCAATCTGCTGCTTGCCAATGCAGCCTTTTCTGTAACCGTGAATGCCCGCGAAGGAGAAACATACGGCTCTATCGTTGGTTATGCTATCAAACGGGACGCCAACGGCCACAAGCTCGTAGGTGCCGACGGTTTCTATATCCGGGCCGACAAACAGTCCGTGCTCGGCAATGCGCTACCTGACTATACCGGCGGATTCTCCTCTTTATTCAGTTATAAAGGTATCTCGCTGGGCGTCAACTTTGATTTCCAGATAGGTGGTAAATATTTCTCTACTACTACCATGTTCGGCCGCCAGTCAGGTATACTGGCTGAAACAGCAGAAAACGGTATCAGGGAAAAAGGTACAATAGCAGAAGGATATACAGAAGACGGAAAGGTAAACACCAAAGTAATATCTGCTTATGATCATTTCAATAACAACAACGGATATGTGGTGCAGGAACTCGATATGTGGGATGCAGGTTATCTTTACCTGAAAGAGGTCAACCTCGGCTACACTTTTGAAAAATCATTTGTATCCGCATTACGGATGCAACACCTGCGTCTCTCCTTCTCTGCCAGGAATGTATGGCTGATCAGTACTTCCAATCCTCATCTCGACCCTACCAACCTGGCTATATCCGCCGGCAACGTACAAGGAATTGAAGCTGCTGCCCTCCCATCCGTACGTTCCTTCGGTGTTAACTTATCCGTTTCCTTCTAA
- a CDS encoding SusD/RagB family nutrient-binding outer membrane lipoprotein: protein MKKTVFKELCFASILILLLTGCTKKFDEINQDPNNPKTTDPGYLLVSAEKKAIDNIWNEWNNGRTGMHYAQYWSATTYSNESRYQIRENRNTEFWNIMYAGSIKDLNEIIKINTEKPFDYSPNQIAIAEIMKAWTYHMLVDVYEDIPYKFSQGGLDQPNSPYDRAITIYTDLLKVLGEQVAKLDPSKGSFPTQTDIIYKGDVNKWKRFANSLRLRIAIRVSDVPSMQTLVNQAINDAVNSGVFTSNADNAIFRYVEAPPNNNTLNESYKSRIDFCMCKTIVDYMLDINDPRLPIYAAPAKDNGRYIGKPYGLNQQNGEMIPNSAISLPGSAVLDAKAPGVYMDYAEVEFILAEAIERNIISGSAEEHYKKGIRASMEDRGVPNAGIDPYIAGVPYNGGQWKNVIGTQKWLAMYMQGLEGWFERLRLDIKKPNGQDLFVAPVDGSLDRDVTVVPTRMTYPVDEQQLNKSNYEKAVQAIGGKDSKAAKHFWDLY from the coding sequence ATGAAAAAAACAGTATTTAAAGAACTCTGTTTCGCTTCGATACTGATACTCCTGTTAACAGGCTGTACTAAAAAGTTTGATGAGATCAACCAGGACCCGAATAATCCTAAGACTACCGATCCGGGCTACCTGCTGGTTTCTGCCGAGAAAAAAGCCATAGATAACATCTGGAACGAATGGAACAACGGACGTACCGGTATGCATTACGCCCAGTACTGGTCTGCCACCACTTACTCCAATGAAAGCCGCTACCAGATCCGTGAAAACCGGAACACTGAATTCTGGAACATTATGTATGCCGGCTCCATAAAAGATCTTAACGAAATCATTAAGATCAATACAGAAAAACCATTCGATTATTCTCCCAATCAGATAGCCATCGCTGAAATCATGAAAGCATGGACCTATCATATGCTGGTGGATGTATATGAAGACATTCCATACAAATTCTCACAGGGCGGCCTTGACCAGCCCAACAGCCCATACGATAGGGCCATTACCATCTACACCGATCTCCTGAAAGTACTGGGAGAACAGGTGGCCAAACTGGACCCTTCCAAAGGATCATTCCCTACCCAAACAGATATTATCTATAAAGGGGATGTCAATAAATGGAAACGTTTTGCCAATTCTCTCCGGCTTCGTATAGCGATCAGGGTTAGTGATGTTCCTTCTATGCAAACACTCGTCAACCAGGCGATCAACGATGCCGTAAACTCCGGGGTGTTTACTTCCAATGCAGACAATGCCATATTCAGATATGTGGAAGCTCCCCCGAACAATAATACACTGAATGAATCCTATAAATCACGTATCGATTTCTGCATGTGCAAAACAATAGTAGACTACATGCTCGATATCAATGATCCCCGACTGCCCATTTATGCAGCACCTGCAAAAGACAATGGCAGGTATATTGGCAAACCCTACGGATTAAACCAACAGAACGGAGAAATGATCCCCAACAGCGCCATCTCATTACCCGGCAGCGCCGTGCTGGACGCCAAAGCCCCCGGCGTTTATATGGACTATGCCGAAGTGGAATTTATCCTTGCTGAAGCTATAGAGAGAAACATCATTAGCGGCTCTGCCGAAGAGCACTACAAAAAAGGGATCAGGGCTTCCATGGAAGACCGCGGCGTTCCCAACGCCGGCATTGATCCTTACATCGCCGGCGTACCTTACAATGGCGGCCAGTGGAAGAATGTAATCGGCACACAAAAGTGGCTTGCCATGTACATGCAGGGACTGGAAGGCTGGTTTGAAAGACTGCGGCTCGACATCAAAAAACCTAATGGACAGGACCTGTTCGTAGCCCCCGTTGACGGCTCACTCGACCGTGACGTAACCGTAGTACCCACCCGCATGACATATCCCGTAGATGAACAACAGCTGAATAAAAGCAACTACGAAAAAGCTGTCCAGGCTATCGGCGGGAAAGACAGCAAAGCCGCAAAACATTTCTGGGATCTTTATTAA